The proteins below come from a single Comamonas antarctica genomic window:
- the flgK gene encoding flagellar hook-associated protein FlgK yields the protein MSLLNVGSGALMANQIALQTIGNNIANVNTAGYSRQTVSMGTNFGQDMGNGYVGNGVSVASIVRNYSALLNRQANTAGAVQAADLARMNSLAQMQEYFSGGESGLGASINDMLNAFSDVVNAPTDLTARNVVLTRMTELAGRFKSTSTSLDELDYTNKQQIQNDITLVNSLASQVAQLNTQISRSVATGVTPNDLLDKRDQLVREMNQYVQTSQVDGADGTLNLFVGGSQALVLGATASKLAVSESTQYPGSGQLSLYFTQPGIDPVELTAKMVGGGEVAGLLKFNNEDLTEGRNLLGRLAQVISTALNAQQTQGLTLAGTQGSALFSQVTQMPGYTAIPGVSASVSFVDTHSTANPQPVLDATAYVASDYQVVFGEGGKVNLVRQSDGYTRTYDDVAALGAQTVDGLQFNISGAGALNETILFKPFSTAAHSMQALVLSPQDLAVSNAVAATINPGNSGSLQLSGLKVTGAGIPDAASAGIQISFAVDATTSAITYTASNGATGSYVPGQPIKIDGWEITLSGTPQAGDSVTVQNARSPDLGDNWKRDAGNANAFLALRDAKLFDGGTTLSDGFSTLIAQVGTRTQSAKLAADLSGTIAKNLDADRTAVSGVNLDEEAAKLLQYQQAYQASAKMLQIAQSIFDSMISTVGR from the coding sequence ATGAGTCTTTTGAACGTCGGGTCCGGGGCCTTGATGGCCAACCAGATCGCCCTGCAGACCATCGGCAACAACATTGCCAACGTCAACACCGCGGGCTACTCGCGCCAGACGGTGTCCATGGGCACGAACTTCGGCCAGGACATGGGCAACGGCTATGTCGGCAACGGCGTGAGCGTGGCGTCCATCGTGCGCAACTACAGCGCGCTGCTGAACCGCCAGGCCAACACCGCGGGCGCGGTCCAGGCCGCCGACCTGGCGCGCATGAACTCGCTGGCGCAGATGCAGGAGTATTTCTCGGGCGGCGAAAGCGGCCTGGGCGCGTCCATCAACGACATGCTCAACGCGTTTTCCGACGTGGTCAACGCGCCCACCGACCTGACGGCGCGCAACGTGGTGCTGACGCGCATGACCGAGCTGGCCGGGCGCTTCAAGTCGACGTCCACCAGCCTGGACGAACTCGACTACACCAACAAGCAGCAGATCCAGAACGACATCACGCTGGTCAACAGCCTGGCCTCGCAGGTGGCCCAGCTCAATACCCAGATCAGCCGCTCGGTGGCCACGGGCGTCACGCCCAACGACCTGCTCGACAAGCGCGACCAGCTGGTGCGCGAGATGAACCAGTACGTGCAGACCAGCCAGGTCGATGGCGCGGACGGCACGCTCAACCTGTTCGTCGGCGGCAGCCAGGCGCTGGTGCTGGGCGCCACCGCCTCCAAGCTGGCGGTCAGCGAGTCCACGCAATACCCCGGCAGCGGCCAGCTGTCGCTGTACTTCACGCAGCCCGGCATCGACCCGGTGGAACTCACGGCCAAGATGGTCGGCGGCGGCGAGGTCGCGGGCCTGCTGAAATTCAACAACGAAGACCTGACCGAAGGCCGCAACCTGCTGGGCCGGCTGGCCCAGGTGATCAGCACCGCGCTCAATGCGCAGCAGACCCAGGGCTTGACGCTCGCCGGCACGCAGGGCAGCGCGCTGTTCTCGCAGGTCACGCAGATGCCGGGCTACACCGCCATTCCCGGTGTCTCGGCGTCGGTGAGCTTCGTCGACACGCATTCCACGGCCAACCCCCAGCCGGTGCTCGATGCCACGGCCTATGTCGCCTCCGACTACCAGGTGGTGTTCGGCGAAGGCGGCAAGGTCAACCTGGTGCGCCAGTCCGACGGGTACACGCGCACCTATGACGATGTCGCCGCGCTGGGCGCGCAGACCGTCGACGGCCTGCAGTTCAACATCTCCGGCGCGGGCGCGCTCAACGAAACCATCCTGTTCAAGCCCTTCAGCACCGCCGCCCACAGCATGCAGGCGCTGGTGCTGTCGCCCCAGGACCTGGCAGTGTCCAACGCGGTTGCCGCGACCATCAACCCCGGCAACAGCGGCTCGCTGCAGCTGTCGGGCCTCAAGGTCACGGGCGCGGGCATTCCCGATGCGGCGTCGGCGGGCATCCAGATCAGCTTTGCCGTCGATGCCACGACCTCGGCCATCACCTACACCGCCAGCAACGGCGCCACGGGCAGCTATGTGCCGGGCCAGCCGATCAAGATCGACGGCTGGGAGATCACCTTGTCGGGCACGCCGCAGGCCGGCGACAGCGTCACGGTGCAAAACGCCAGGAGCCCCGATCTCGGCGACAACTGGAAGCGCGACGCGGGCAACGCCAACGCCTTCCTGGCGCTGCGCGATGCCAAGCTGTTCGACGGCGGCACCACGCTCAGCGACGGTTTCTCGACGCTGATCGCCCAGGTCGGCACGCGCACGCAAAGCGCCAAGCTGGCCGCCGACCTGTCCGGCACGATCGCCAAGAACCTCGACGCCGACCGCACCGCGGTTTCGGGCGTGAACCTCGACGAGGAAGCCGCCAAGCTGCTGCAGTACCAGCAGGCCTACCAGGCCTCGGCCAAGATGCTGCAGATCGCGCAAAGCATTTTCGACAGCATGATCTCCACGGTCGGCCGCTGA